A segment of the Flavobacteriales bacterium genome:
GTATTCGCAGATGGTCCCGCTTTGGGGTTGACAATTCCGGGGTTACTCAATGTTCCGACCGGCGACCAAACATAGTTTGTGCCTCCGCTTGCAGCTAACTGCACGGAATCCCCTTCACAAATAAGAACATCCGAACCGGCATCCGCATTGGGTGGCGCATATACATTTACCTGAATGGAATCTATGCCCGTACACCCGGTGGTGTCACTCACCTGCACAACATAAGTTGTAGTCGCCACAGGAGAAGCAACCGGATCCGGAATTGTATCATTACTCAGGGTAGAAGCCGGTGTCCATTGGTAAGAGTTCCCGCCTAATGCGGAAAGCTGAACGGTATCTCCAGGACAAATGGATGTGTCTCCGGACGTGGCCACAGAGAGGCTTGAGCCGATGGTTACCACCACGGTATCCTTATCTGTACAACCGAATCCGTTCGTAACAAGAAGCTCATATGCAGTTGTCACATTGGGCGAAGCAACAGGTGTCCCCACGCTGGGGTCATTGAGACCCGTGGCCGGCGTCCATTGATAACTGCCACCGCCGGATCCGTTCAATGTGGTGGAGCTACCCATGCAAATGGTCACATCACCGCCAGCACCAGCTACAGGAACAGGATTAACCGTTACCTGTACGGAATCCTCAGATGAACACCCCCCGGAACTTACCGTGAGATGATAAACGGTGGTTGTCAACGGTGACGCCTTGGGGTCAGAAATATTCGGATCATCAAGCGAACCGGATGGTGTCCACAAATAGGTTCCGCCACCGCTTGCCATCAACTGCAGGCTGTCTCCAAGACAAACAGAATCCGGTATTCCGGCATCCGCCACGGGAATGGCATTGACGTTAACCAATACCGAATCATTGCTATTGCATCCCCCGAGGGTATCTTCCACCACTACATAATATTTGGTGGTAGCAACCGGAAAGGCAATTGGATTGGCCGAACCAGGATTTATCAATGTTGCGGACGGTGTCCATGTAAATTTGTTACCTCCACCGCTAACCTGCAACTGAATGCTATCTCCTTCACAGATGGAGGTATCCGGAGTAACAGTCACTGACAGATTACTCCCCACACTTACCGTTACCGAATCCACACCGGAACATCCGCCGACATCGGTAATGGTCACATAATAGGTCATTGTTGAAACGGGTGTTGCCACCGGGTTGGCCACGCCCGGATTTGATAGGGTACCTCCCGGACTCCACAGATAATTTGTGCCGCCGGTTGCATTGAGCTGAACACTTCCACCGGAACATATGGAGACATCGTTTCCTGCATCAAAGGCACTGGGATTTCCCACCGTGATCATTACGGGTATGCGGAAGGTTCCGGGGCAAGTCCCCACGTAAATGATGGTATCGTTGCTAATTGGACCAAATGTAAAAGGGCTTCCGGTAAAGATCATACTGCCACCAGCGGGAGAGTCCCACCACACCACGGTTGTACCGGAAGGTGGTGCGCCTGTGATCAGTGCAGACAGGTCTACAGTACCACCCGGACACACAACGGTATCCCTGGCGGTGATTGAATGCCATGAAGTCCATATACCTGTATTTCCCACATTACCAGATGTAGCACCATTGCATGTAAACTCCGTCAGGGAACTTGAATTTGTGGTACCATATGCTCCACCCAAAACTGTTTGGGTAATGGTTTGAGAAGAAAGAGCGATGTGTCCGCCGCCGCCGCCACCACCGGTACCGTCTGCTTCGGTAACCGTGCCATTGGTAGGCTTGTTATATTGTGACCCGCCATTTCCACCATTGGCTGTAGCCGAAATACCGGTAAGGGTTCCTGAACCAACCACGGTGATGAAAATCGTTCCACCAGCACCGCCACCACCGGCACCATCATTTCCATGCGTTTGAAAATTATCTGCACAGCAGGCATTTCCACCGTTCTCACCGTTGGATATTACCTCTCCGGCGCCGCTCACATTTCCATAACACATGATGTAAACGAGTCCGCCTCCACGACCACCGGTACCACCATCGCCATCGTTGTTATCTCCTGCTCCGCCGCCGCCGCCAAAAAACACAAGGTCATCTATGTAGTCCACCGGGCGACCACCCAAACCACCATATGGCTTGCGACTATCGCCGGACCAGGCAGGTTTATCCGGACCCAGGATGGTTGCATCCTGATTGGAATTTGACCAGGCATAACCACCACGACCACCGCCGGGTGAATTTACCCCGGACATCCCCGGGTATTCCAATTCCCACGCCGCAGCCCAACCGGGAGGTGTCGAATCCGCCACACCCAGGCCATACCAACCCGGAGCCCAACCGCCATTTGCACCGCCGCCGCCGCCACAATTATGTGCGTTGCCGCCGCCGCCGCCATTTCCGGGTGCCCCACGACCATATCTACCGTTATACCAATTGTCATAATCCTGCTGGTAACCACCGATACCTTCCCCCTTTTCTCCACCCTCTTCCGGGTCCGTGCTTCGCATGATCGGGTTACCCCATTTGGTTTGACTGTCCAGTTGTCCGCCCCGAAATCCCAAACCGCTCATATCCATACTTCCACCCGCATTGATGGTCGTGTTTCCTTCCACCTCCACCGCGAGGATACCTCCGGTTTGACCGTTCCAGGCTTCTCCGGTCATGACACCGCTGCTTGTTACGGTCAAACTTTCATACCTGGGAACGCGGACTACCTGCACATGACCGGAGTCCGTATAGTCATACTTCAAACCACAATCTATGATGATGGTGTTGGCATCGGGAATATCCAACACCTGAGCAAATTCATTGTTTCCGCAATTGTTATAACTGGTGATCGCACCATAGG
Coding sequences within it:
- a CDS encoding T9SS type B sorting domain-containing protein, with protein sequence MSQKGMSQMGKAGNVTISTAGNIVNEYTYLTADAPAGATTLSVNNSVLNSNGRFSMPLEKGDLVYIIQMKGATLDGVPDNNSYGAITSYNNCGNNEFAQVLDIPDANTIIIDCGLKYDYTDSGHVQVVRVPRYESLTVTSSGVMTGEAWNGQTGGILAVEVEGNTTINAGGSMDMSGLGFRGGQLDSQTKWGNPIMRSTDPEEGGEKGEGIGGYQQDYDNWYNGRYGRGAPGNGGGGGNAHNCGGGGGANGGWAPGWYGLGVADSTPPGWAAAWELEYPGMSGVNSPGGGRGGYAWSNSNQDATILGPDKPAWSGDSRKPYGGLGGRPVDYIDDLVFFGGGGGAGDNNDGDGGTGGRGGGLVYIMCYGNVSGAGEVISNGENGGNACCADNFQTHGNDGAGGGGAGGTIFITVVGSGTLTGISATANGGNGGSQYNKPTNGTVTEADGTGGGGGGGHIALSSQTITQTVLGGAYGTTNSSSLTEFTCNGATSGNVGNTGIWTSWHSITARDTVVCPGGTVDLSALITGAPPSGTTVVWWDSPAGGSMIFTGSPFTFGPISNDTIIYVGTCPGTFRIPVMITVGNPSAFDAGNDVSICSGGSVQLNATGGTNYLWSPGGTLSNPGVANPVATPVSTMTYYVTITDVGGCSGVDSVTVSVGSNLSVTVTPDTSICEGDSIQLQVSGGGNKFTWTPSATLINPGSANPIAFPVATTKYYVVVEDTLGGCNSNDSVLVNVNAIPVADAGIPDSVCLGDSLQLMASGGGTYLWTPSGSLDDPNISDPKASPLTTTVYHLTVSSGGCSSEDSVQVTVNPVPVAGAGGDVTICMGSSTTLNGSGGGSYQWTPATGLNDPSVGTPVASPNVTTAYELLVTNGFGCTDKDTVVVTIGSSLSVATSGDTSICPGDTVQLSALGGNSYQWTPASTLSNDTIPDPVASPVATTTYVVQVSDTTGCTGIDSIQVNVYAPPNADAGSDVLICEGDSVQLAASGGTNYVWSPVGTLSNPGIVNPKAGPSANTTYYVTVTDVNGCSASDSVAVGISPPPVVNFSNTGACLGDSIFFTDISASTGGPITVWTWSFGDGVTVTGTNNPGHLYGGNGSFLTKLIVSDSLGCTDSITKPVTVSSRPNVNFRDTASGCAPIVVFFDNLSNGGTIYNWDLGDGSTSDQFAPTHAYITPGSYNVKLIVTNGTSGCSDSLTFNNMITVYGAPTAGFTANSTNTTLDDPQVEFTNSSTGGNDLYWFFGDGATSNAINPTHVYSDTGCFSVVLVVKSTQGCTDTTLQQVCVIDDLTLDIPNMITPNNDGANDTWIITNIEKYPEHVISLYNRNGNLLQTFTDYNQLFDGTINGDPLPAAPYYYTLDLGDGNEMIKGILTIIR